The following are from one region of the Fusarium keratoplasticum isolate Fu6.1 chromosome 4, whole genome shotgun sequence genome:
- a CDS encoding MFS domain-containing protein, whose product MAPTETDTNHVEASQEHAASDDNGNVTLHDIWEHRRVLGFCFLIFLLPINFGFEINNVGNLLAVVPFMEEFGKVVDGTLLITAQDQQILNAATTVGIFVSAFATGFISDKVGRKYTIVLACFICIAGIMVQYYAKSIMNLFGGKLLGTFGFGLGHSLGPVFVAEMAPNKLRGTCLVLINTMIVIGQWLNSLVIYACSDRTDDMAWRIPVITQLIPPCLLLMGLVFLPESPSWLLVRGRIDDAKKSYLRFNGKDFDADTAVAVAQLAIRSENEAMGEGGSWLQCFKGADGRRTLIICMVYIAQQFIGVNFVSGYLTYYFRLAGVNNPIGIAQAAFAIQLFGNICSWPLVDRVGRRPMIVGGMITMTAGLLIIGGISTIGSKQALSATVAFMVLWGFLYQMTVGATAYSVGGETPSIPLRQKTYAINIMSATAVSCLVLQVMPYLINSDELNLGGKICFIFFAFSVPMCVYLYFCLPEMKGRNYAEIQELFDKKVPARQFKDYQCNLGDAVVAKRIELEDRKPVEV is encoded by the exons atggctcctaCAGAGACCGATACCAACCATGTCGAGGCATCACAAGAGCATGCTGCCTCTGACGACAACGGCAATGTGACTCTCCACGATATCTGGGAGCACCGCCGCGTTCTGGGTTTCT gtttcctcatcttcctgcTACCCATCAACTTTGGCTTTGAGATCAACAACGTCGGCAACCTCCTCGCCGTGGTGCCCTTTATGGAAGAGTTTGGTAAAGTCGTGGATGGGACTCTGCTCATTACAGCTCAGGACCAACAGATCCTGAACGCTGCCACGACCGTCGGCATCTTTGTTTCCGCCTTTGCGACAGGTTTCATCTCTGACAAGGTTGGCCGCAAGTATACGATCGTTCTCGCCTGCTTCATCTGTATTGCTGGCATCATGGTCCAGTACTACGCCAAGTCTATCATGAACCTGTTTGGTGGAAAGCTCCTCGGCACCTTTGGATTTGGCTTAGGACATTCCCTAGGACCTGTCTTTGTCGCTGAGATGGCGCCCAACAAGTTGCGAGGCACATGTCTGGTTCTCATT AACACCATGATTGTCATCGGCCAGTGGCTCAACTCCCTCGTCATCTATGCCTGCTCGGATCGCACCGACGACATGGCATGGAGAATTCCTGTCATCACCCAGCTGATTCCTCCATGCCTGCTCCTCATGggtctcgtcttcctccccgAATCCCCCTCGTGGCTACTCGTCCGCGGACGAATCGACGACGCCAAGAAGTCTTACCTTCGTTTCAACGGCAAGGACTTTGATGCTGATACCGCCGTGGCGGTTGCTCAGCTCGCCATTCGCAGCGAGAACGAGGCCATGGGTGAGGGCGGAAGCTGGCTGCAGTGTTTCAAGGGTGCAGATGGACGCCGGACACTGATCATCTGCATGGTCTACATCGCTCAACAATTCATCGGAGTCAACTTTGTGAGCGGCTATCTGACCTACTATTTCCGTCTGGCTGGCGTCAACAACCCCATTGGAATCGCCCAGGCCGCCTTTGCTATCCAGCTCTTTGGAAATATCTGCTCGTGGCCACTGGTCGACCGGGTCGGTCGTCGCCCCATGATTGTCGGCGGCATGATTACAATGACGGCtggtcttctcatcatcggcggTATTAGCACCATCGGCAGCAAGCAGGCTCTTTCGGCGACTGTTGCTTTCATGGTCCTCTGGGGATTCTTGTACCAG ATGACTGTGGGTGCTACCGCGTACTCTGTGGGAGGCGAGACCCCCAGTATTCCTCTTCGACAGAAGACTTatgccatcaacatcatgagCGCCACAGCTGTGTCGTGCCTTGTCCTTCAGGTTATGCCTTACCTAATCAACAGCGATGAGCTCAACTTGGGCGGAAAGA tctgcttcatcttcttcgccttctcCGTGCCAATGTGCGTCTACCTTTACTTCTGCCTCCCCGAGATGAAGGGCCGCAACTACGCCGAGATCCAGGAGCTCTTTGACAAGAAGGTGCCTGCTCGCCAGTTCAAGGACTACCAGTGCAACTTGGGAGATGCCGTTGTTGCCAAGAGGATTGAGCTCGAAGATCGGAAGCCAGTGGAAGTCTAA
- a CDS encoding NADAR domain-containing protein translates to MGKKCKKSVGPKPLDSSQSQAQDSDTSYLFFHMPNAKHGEFCQWFPSIFTVSKAKISELVGRDIDEADPDGSITFNCAEQFMMVCKAVRFNDKSHQAEILATSSPRTQKFLGRKIVGFTHDEWDPVKSRVVEAGNMAKFTQNEHLGRKLLATGDRILVEAASKDRVWGIGYNENRAMGFRQHWGENLLGKALMATREQLRRNESRKQRDWWVEEN, encoded by the coding sequence ATGGGCAAAAAGTGCAAAAAGTCAGTGGGGCCAAAGCCTCTCGACTCTTCACAGAGCCAGGCCCAGGATAGTGACACGAGTTATCTGTTCTTTCACATGCCCAATGCCAAGCACGGGGAGTTCTGTCAATGGTTTCCCTCCATCTTCACCGTCAGCAAAGCGAAGATATCCGAGCTTGTCGGTCGTGATATCGACGAGGCAGATCCAGATGGATCAATCACGTTCAACTGCGCAGAGCAGTTCATGATGGTCTGCAAGGCTGTACGTTTCAACGATAAAAGCCACCAGGCCGAGATCCTGGCAACTTCGAGTCCCAGAACACAGAAGTTCCTCGGTCGGAAGATTGTTGGCTTTACCCACGACGAGTGGGACCCCGTCAAGAGTAGAGTGGTCGAAGCGGGTAACATGGCAAAGTTTACCCAGAACGAACATCTCGGCCGCAAGCTGCTGGCCACAGGGGACCGAATCCTCGTTGAGGCGGCATCAAAGGACCGAGTCTGGGGCATCGGCTATAACGAAAACCGAGCCATGGGCTTTCGACAGCATTGGGGAGAGAACCTCCTGGGAAAGGCCTTGATGGCAACGAGAGAGCAGTTGAGGAGGAACGAGTCGCGG